From Chelatococcus sp. YT9, a single genomic window includes:
- a CDS encoding polyamine ABC transporter substrate-binding protein translates to MIRSLMLRSLVSIAALAAAGVAMAQEKTVNVYNWSDYIDPTVLEEFTKETGIKVVYDTYDNNEIVETKLLAGKSGYDIVVPSGPFLQREIKAKVFQPLDKAKIPNLVNMWPDVAKKLTVFDPGNVYAVNYMWGTTGIGLNVDKVKERLGDVPLNTWDLVLKPEVAAKLKDCGIYMLDSPEDLFPGVLNYVGLDPDSKDAKDLNKAADALMKVRGNIRKFHSSEYINALANGDICVAVGYSGDIVQAKARAEEAKNGVNISYVIPKEGALMWFDSMAIPADAKNVAEAHAFIDFMNRPEIAARNANAVHYASGNLAAKKDVDPAILNDPGIYPDEQTMSRLFTNTAYNEQAQRTATRLWTRIKTGR, encoded by the coding sequence ATGATCCGTTCTCTGATGCTTCGCTCCTTGGTATCGATCGCCGCGCTCGCCGCGGCGGGTGTCGCCATGGCGCAGGAAAAGACCGTCAACGTCTACAACTGGTCCGACTACATCGATCCGACGGTGCTCGAAGAGTTCACGAAGGAGACCGGGATCAAGGTCGTGTACGACACCTACGACAACAACGAGATCGTCGAGACGAAGCTGCTAGCCGGGAAATCCGGCTATGACATCGTGGTGCCGTCCGGACCGTTCCTGCAGCGCGAGATCAAGGCCAAGGTATTCCAGCCGCTCGACAAGGCGAAGATCCCCAATCTGGTCAACATGTGGCCGGACGTGGCCAAGAAGCTGACCGTCTTCGATCCTGGCAACGTCTATGCTGTCAACTACATGTGGGGCACCACGGGCATCGGCCTGAATGTCGACAAGGTGAAGGAGCGGCTCGGCGATGTGCCGCTGAATACCTGGGATCTCGTGCTGAAGCCTGAGGTCGCGGCGAAATTGAAGGACTGCGGCATCTATATGCTCGATTCCCCGGAGGACCTCTTTCCCGGGGTCCTGAACTACGTCGGCCTCGATCCCGATTCGAAGGACGCGAAGGATCTCAACAAGGCGGCCGATGCCCTGATGAAGGTGCGCGGCAACATCCGCAAGTTCCATTCATCCGAATACATCAACGCGCTCGCCAACGGCGATATCTGCGTGGCTGTCGGCTATTCCGGGGATATCGTCCAGGCGAAGGCCCGCGCCGAGGAAGCCAAGAACGGCGTCAACATCAGCTATGTCATTCCGAAGGAAGGTGCGCTGATGTGGTTCGACTCGATGGCGATCCCCGCGGACGCGAAGAACGTCGCGGAGGCGCATGCCTTCATCGATTTCATGAACAGGCCGGAGATCGCGGCGCGGAACGCCAATGCCGTGCATTATGCCAGCGGCAATCTGGCCGCCAAGAAGGATGTCGATCCAGCGATCCTGAACGATCCCGGCATCTATCCGGATGAGCAGACCATGTCACGCCTTTTCACCAACACGGCCTATAACGAGCAGGCCCAGCGCACCGCGACGCGTCTGTGGACGCGCATCAAGACAGGGCGCTGA
- a CDS encoding aminotransferase, which translates to MNRIFASLPTTVFEAMSQLARETGAVNLGQGFPDGAGPDDVRAKAAEAVISGWNQYPPMMGLPELRQAVAQHYAHHQGLDLAADEVMVTSGATEAIAGALFALIEPGDEVVLFEPMYDAYLPLVRRAGGVPRFVTLQPPHWRLTEEALAAAFSDKTKVVLFNNPLNPSAVVFPEEDLALLARFCVKHDAIAVCDEVWEHVVFDGRRHRPLMAEPGMRERTVKIGSAGKIFSLTGWKVGFACAAPDILKVLAKAHQFLTFTTAPNLQAAVAFGLGKADDYFTGMRADFQRSRDRFSNGLKERGFTVLPSHGTYFLNVDIAPLGETDDVDFCKRLVTERGVAAIPVSAFYAEGAVRTVARFCFAKTDATLDRALERLEGLVQRR; encoded by the coding sequence ATGAACCGCATTTTCGCTTCCCTGCCTACCACTGTCTTTGAAGCCATGTCGCAGCTCGCTCGCGAGACGGGAGCGGTAAACCTAGGGCAGGGCTTTCCCGACGGCGCCGGCCCGGATGACGTGCGGGCCAAGGCGGCGGAAGCCGTGATCTCCGGATGGAACCAGTATCCGCCGATGATGGGCCTGCCCGAGCTCAGGCAAGCGGTCGCTCAGCACTATGCCCATCATCAGGGCCTTGATCTTGCGGCGGACGAGGTGATGGTGACATCAGGCGCCACGGAGGCGATTGCGGGTGCCCTGTTCGCGCTCATCGAACCGGGCGACGAGGTCGTGCTCTTCGAGCCGATGTATGATGCCTATCTGCCACTCGTGCGGCGCGCGGGTGGCGTGCCGCGCTTCGTCACGTTGCAGCCGCCGCACTGGCGCCTGACGGAAGAGGCGCTCGCCGCGGCCTTCTCGGATAAGACAAAGGTGGTTCTGTTCAACAATCCGCTGAACCCCTCCGCTGTTGTTTTCCCGGAGGAGGACCTCGCCTTGCTCGCCCGCTTCTGCGTCAAGCATGACGCCATCGCGGTCTGTGACGAGGTCTGGGAGCATGTGGTGTTCGACGGGCGCCGCCATCGTCCGCTGATGGCAGAGCCAGGCATGCGCGAACGCACCGTCAAGATTGGCTCGGCGGGCAAGATCTTTTCGCTGACAGGCTGGAAAGTGGGCTTTGCCTGCGCGGCGCCGGACATCCTCAAGGTGCTCGCCAAGGCGCACCAGTTCCTGACCTTCACCACGGCGCCCAACCTGCAGGCGGCCGTCGCCTTTGGCCTTGGCAAGGCTGACGACTATTTCACCGGCATGCGGGCAGATTTCCAGCGCAGCCGGGATCGTTTCAGCAATGGCCTCAAGGAGAGGGGCTTCACCGTGCTGCCGAGCCACGGCACCTATTTCCTCAATGTGGACATCGCTCCCCTCGGCGAGACGGATGATGTGGATTTCTGCAAGCGGCTCGTGACGGAGCGTGGCGTCGCCGCGATCCCCGTTTCGGCCTTCTATGCGGAAGGCGCGGTCCGCACAGTCGCGCGCTTCTGCTTCGCCAAGACTGACGCGACCCTCGATCGCGCCCTGGAGCGGTTGGAGGGGCTTGTGCAGCGCCGTTGA
- the cobU gene encoding bifunctional adenosylcobinamide kinase/adenosylcobinamide-phosphate guanylyltransferase → MPLASAPRPFLSLILGGARSGKSRTAEARITSLPQPWIYLATCEPRDDEMAERVAHHRDRRCGGWITREEPIDIVEVLDDAPPGVPMLIDCLTLWLTNVMLAEYDVSGECDRLITRLEANDRPLVVVSNEVGLGIVPDNALARTFRDQAGLINQRVAAIADEVVMVAAGLPLKLK, encoded by the coding sequence ATGCCCCTGGCCAGCGCACCACGCCCCTTCCTGTCCCTGATTCTCGGCGGCGCCCGCTCCGGCAAGAGCCGCACGGCCGAGGCCCGCATCACATCCCTGCCGCAGCCGTGGATTTATCTCGCCACCTGTGAGCCTCGCGATGATGAGATGGCGGAACGCGTCGCCCATCATCGCGACCGTCGCTGCGGCGGATGGATCACCCGAGAGGAACCCATTGATATCGTCGAGGTGCTGGATGACGCCCCGCCCGGCGTCCCGATGCTCATCGACTGCCTGACCCTCTGGCTCACCAATGTGATGCTGGCGGAATACGACGTCAGCGGTGAATGCGACCGGCTGATCACCCGACTGGAGGCCAATGACCGGCCCCTCGTCGTCGTCAGCAACGAGGTCGGCCTCGGCATTGTGCCGGACAATGCGTTGGCCCGCACTTTCCGCGACCAGGCGGGCCTCATCAACCAACGCGTCGCGGCCATTGCCGATGAAGTGGTGATGGTCGCCGCCGGCCTTCCCCTGAAACTGAAATAG
- the cobO gene encoding cob(I)yrinic acid a,c-diamide adenosyltransferase, whose product MSLNTDDARHRDKMIKRKAAQDAEVASKTIEKGLLIVHTGKGKGKSTAAFGLMLRALGHGWRVGAVQFIKGAWSTGERKALEAFGDQLHWYSMGEGFTWETQDKARDIAAATRAWAKARELMADPAVRLVVLDELNIALRYDYLPLDEVVTTLAARRPDLHVIVTGRNAKPELIAAADLVTEMTLVKHHFEAGVRAQEGIEF is encoded by the coding sequence ATGAGCCTGAACACCGACGATGCGCGCCATCGCGACAAGATGATCAAGCGGAAAGCCGCCCAGGATGCAGAGGTTGCCTCCAAGACCATCGAGAAAGGGCTCCTTATCGTCCACACGGGCAAGGGTAAGGGCAAGTCGACAGCCGCCTTCGGGCTGATGCTGCGGGCGCTCGGCCACGGCTGGCGGGTCGGTGCCGTGCAGTTCATCAAGGGCGCCTGGTCAACCGGCGAGCGCAAGGCGCTGGAGGCATTCGGCGACCAATTGCACTGGTACAGCATGGGTGAGGGCTTCACCTGGGAAACGCAGGACAAGGCACGCGACATCGCCGCCGCGACCCGCGCCTGGGCAAAGGCCCGAGAACTCATGGCGGACCCGGCCGTTCGCCTCGTCGTCCTCGATGAGCTCAATATCGCGCTGCGCTATGACTATCTTCCGCTGGACGAGGTGGTGACGACGCTCGCTGCGCGCCGCCCAGACTTGCACGTGATCGTCACGGGCCGCAATGCCAAGCCGGAACTCATCGCAGCCGCCGATCTCGTCACCGAGATGACCCTCGTGAAACACCATTTCGAGGCGGGTGTGCGCGCACAGGAAGGCATCGAGTTCTGA
- a CDS encoding VOC family protein yields MRLLVNIDVPDLVQAVAFYTAAFGLTPGRRLGKTVVELDGGPVPIYLLEKAPGTSGAANDARRYERHWTPIHLDIQVDDIDIALARAVAAGATVENGVNTTVWGKIAICADPFGHGFCLIEFQNRGYDEIVEADG; encoded by the coding sequence ATGCGTTTGCTGGTCAATATAGACGTGCCGGATCTCGTGCAGGCCGTGGCTTTCTATACGGCGGCCTTCGGCCTTACGCCTGGGCGCCGCCTCGGAAAGACTGTAGTCGAGCTCGATGGAGGCCCGGTTCCGATCTACCTTCTCGAGAAAGCACCGGGCACGTCCGGCGCCGCCAACGATGCCCGGCGTTACGAGCGCCATTGGACGCCGATACATCTCGATATCCAGGTCGATGACATCGACATTGCCCTTGCCCGCGCCGTCGCGGCTGGTGCGACCGTGGAAAACGGCGTCAATACAACCGTCTGGGGCAAGATCGCCATCTGCGCCGATCCTTTCGGACATGGCTTCTGCCTGATCGAGTTCCAGAATCGCGGCTATGACGAAATCGTCGAAGCCGATGGCTGA
- a CDS encoding cobyric acid synthase, translating into MSSTPAIMIQGTGSNVGKSLLVAGLCRYFVRQGLRVRPFKPQNMSNNAAAVEGGEIGRAQALQARAARVAPTVHMNPILLKPESERGSQLIVHGQRFGRLEARDFTSKRERLMPFVMESFTRLAGEADLVIVEGAGSPAETNLRAGDIANMGFAREAGVPVVLAGDIDRGGVIASLVGTHAVLDGADRTMIRGFLINKFRGDPTLFAAGLDTIAARTGWPSIGVLPWFPHAGRLPAEDAMDLRQGPPNTNGTIRIAVPVLPRIANFDDLDPLRLEPSVRLTFVERGLPLPGDADLIILPGSKTTIADLAVFREEGWDVDLAAHIRRGGAVLGLCGGYQMLGRTIADPDGLEGPPGMVDGLGHLIVDTVLGGDKTVRPVRALALDHSEPLEAYEIHLGRSGGADCARPLFQIDGRLEGARSPNGRVLGTYLHGLFTADAFRRAFLRWLADRPADGPGTPPLAYEATIESTLDELAAHMGRHLDTDALLSIARSWR; encoded by the coding sequence ATGTCCTCTACCCCGGCCATCATGATCCAGGGCACCGGCTCCAATGTCGGTAAATCGCTCTTGGTCGCCGGCCTCTGCCGGTACTTCGTCCGCCAGGGCCTCAGGGTGCGGCCGTTCAAGCCGCAGAACATGTCGAACAACGCCGCCGCGGTCGAAGGGGGCGAGATCGGGCGGGCGCAAGCCCTGCAGGCGCGGGCGGCCAGGGTGGCGCCAACAGTCCATATGAACCCGATCCTCCTGAAGCCGGAGAGCGAGCGCGGCTCGCAGCTCATCGTCCATGGCCAGCGCTTCGGCCGGCTGGAGGCGCGCGATTTTACATCGAAGCGTGAGCGGCTGATGCCCTTCGTCATGGAGAGCTTCACGCGGCTTGCGGGTGAAGCGGACCTCGTGATCGTCGAGGGAGCAGGCAGCCCGGCGGAAACCAACCTCCGTGCCGGCGACATCGCCAATATGGGCTTTGCCCGCGAAGCCGGGGTGCCCGTCGTTCTCGCCGGCGATATCGATCGTGGCGGAGTGATCGCCAGCCTCGTCGGCACCCACGCGGTGCTGGACGGGGCCGACAGGACGATGATCCGCGGCTTCCTCATCAACAAGTTCCGCGGAGATCCGACCCTGTTTGCCGCCGGTCTCGACACCATCGCGGCGCGCACCGGCTGGCCATCCATCGGCGTCCTGCCTTGGTTTCCGCACGCGGGCCGCCTGCCCGCTGAGGATGCGATGGACCTCCGGCAAGGGCCGCCGAACACGAACGGAACCATCCGCATCGCGGTCCCGGTGCTGCCACGCATCGCAAATTTCGACGATCTCGACCCGCTCCGGCTTGAACCATCGGTGAGACTGACATTCGTCGAACGCGGTCTACCGCTGCCGGGTGATGCCGATCTCATCATCCTGCCTGGCTCGAAGACGACGATTGCCGACCTCGCGGTATTCCGGGAGGAAGGCTGGGATGTTGACCTCGCGGCCCACATCCGGCGAGGCGGCGCGGTTCTCGGCCTATGTGGCGGCTATCAGATGCTCGGGCGGACGATCGCCGACCCCGACGGCCTCGAAGGTCCTCCCGGCATGGTCGACGGCCTCGGGCATCTCATCGTCGATACGGTGCTGGGGGGAGACAAGACGGTTCGGCCCGTCAGGGCGCTCGCCCTGGACCACTCTGAGCCACTCGAGGCCTACGAAATCCACCTTGGCCGCAGCGGTGGCGCCGATTGTGCCCGCCCTCTCTTCCAGATCGACGGACGGCTTGAAGGCGCTCGCTCGCCAAACGGCCGAGTGCTGGGCACCTATCTGCACGGACTATTCACGGCAGATGCCTTCCGCCGCGCATTTCTAAGGTGGCTTGCGGACAGGCCAGCAGACGGACCGGGCACGCCGCCACTCGCCTATGAGGCGACGATAGAGTCGACGTTGGATGAATTAGCGGCCCATATGGGCCGCCATCTCGATACCGACGCCCTGCTCTCGATCGCGCGCAGCTGGAGATGA
- a CDS encoding OpgC domain-containing protein, which produces MSGSKRIDGIDFWRGIVLAMIFINHVPGNGFEIMTHRHVGFSDSAEAFVFLAGVSVALAYGGRFLGNQSWRGLRAIVSRAVTLYGVQIAMSFMAIAIFAIGALIFDDDTIMHEHGRDLFLSNPMRAVVAVTGLSHQLGYFNILPMYIVFLLWAPALLLLARVDDRLMLGSAALIYLFAREYGWNFPTWPVDGGWFFNPFTWQFLFAAGVFIGLRLRQGEDISFDRRIFAASVVILAASAFVITKAFGFLPLLPEQLNSVVDMSKTNLAPIRMIHFLALAYVLYHSGLTLMAKSGSLFAPLCVIGRQSLPVFAAGSILSAIGQIVIGMRNTGFIDDLLFIGGGLLLLYAIALYLSDRRDVATGEPPKAKIA; this is translated from the coding sequence ATGAGCGGATCGAAGCGGATTGACGGCATTGATTTCTGGCGTGGCATCGTCCTCGCAATGATTTTCATCAATCATGTGCCTGGCAACGGTTTCGAGATTATGACCCATCGCCACGTCGGCTTCAGCGATTCCGCCGAGGCGTTCGTGTTTCTGGCCGGCGTTTCGGTAGCGCTCGCTTACGGCGGGCGTTTCTTGGGGAACCAGTCGTGGCGAGGACTTCGCGCCATCGTGAGCCGGGCGGTGACCCTCTATGGCGTGCAGATCGCCATGTCGTTTATGGCCATCGCCATTTTTGCCATAGGCGCGCTGATTTTCGACGATGACACGATCATGCACGAACATGGGCGGGATCTCTTCCTGTCCAATCCGATGCGCGCTGTGGTGGCCGTCACCGGCCTGAGCCACCAGCTCGGCTATTTCAACATTCTGCCGATGTATATCGTCTTCCTGCTGTGGGCTCCGGCCTTGCTTCTCCTGGCGCGCGTCGATGATCGCTTGATGCTGGGCTCCGCGGCGCTGATCTATCTCTTCGCCCGTGAATATGGCTGGAACTTCCCGACCTGGCCAGTCGACGGCGGATGGTTCTTCAATCCCTTCACCTGGCAATTCCTGTTCGCGGCGGGTGTCTTCATCGGCTTGCGCCTGCGCCAGGGTGAGGACATCAGTTTCGATCGCCGCATCTTTGCCGCGAGCGTCGTGATCCTGGCCGCCTCCGCCTTTGTGATCACGAAAGCATTCGGGTTTCTGCCGCTGCTGCCGGAACAGCTCAACAGCGTGGTCGACATGAGCAAGACCAATCTGGCGCCGATCCGGATGATCCATTTCCTGGCGCTCGCCTATGTGCTTTACCACTCGGGCCTGACCCTCATGGCAAAGAGCGGTAGCCTGTTTGCGCCGCTGTGCGTGATCGGCCGTCAGAGCCTGCCGGTCTTCGCCGCGGGCTCGATCCTGAGCGCGATTGGCCAGATCGTGATCGGGATGCGGAACACCGGCTTCATCGATGATCTTCTGTTCATCGGCGGGGGTCTGCTCCTGCTCTATGCCATCGCACTGTATCTCAGCGACCGTCGCGATGTCGCCACGGGGGAACCGCCCAAAGCCAAGATCGCTTGA
- a CDS encoding nucleoside-diphosphate sugar epimerase/dehydratase: protein MARLELIPSLKKTLIVIHDLVATALAVTLAFVIRFEGGRLATRLDLLPSILPVFLIYAGAIYWLFSLYKSKWRFASLPDLSNIVRASTVLALTLLVVDYVLASSTFYGFFFFGKITIALYWLLQVALLGGPRLAYRYMKYEQAKTHAKDGAHPALLLGRGTDIEALLRAIESGAFRKIAAEGILSPRQGDLGQAIRGVPVLGSFADLEQVVAEAQERGVAIRRLVLTQNALTGEHGSDTEGSDLLLRARRLGLPLSRMQDVEEGMSAAALQPVEIEDLLLRPTVEIDRARLARFVRGRRIVVTGGGGSIGSELCLRSAAFGASDILVIENSEPALHQITEALANLGTETKVEGAIADVRDRLRMDMLFARFKPDVVFHAAALKHVPYLEQDWGEGIRTNVFGSVNVADAAVAAGARAMVMISTDKAIEPVSMLGATKRFAEMYAQALDAEMAGADDGRGHHDGGTRLIAVRFGNVLGSNGSVVPKFKAQIARGGPVTVTHRAMVRYFMTVREAVDLVITAASHADGEGRVASGTVPTSRPGNTAPREQASVYVLKMGQPVRIYALAERMIRLAGFEPGADIDIVETGIRPGERLHEILFSQQEPMAETGIDGVMAAKPLFADRQYLSARLAALAEAIASGDRLAAEAILEDAIPEFAARKNPPLKDAAVVGSAIVAQSRIA, encoded by the coding sequence ATGGCCCGGCTTGAACTCATCCCTTCCCTCAAGAAGACGTTGATCGTCATCCACGATCTCGTCGCGACGGCGCTTGCCGTCACGCTGGCCTTCGTCATCCGCTTCGAAGGGGGGCGGCTCGCCACCCGGCTCGACTTGTTGCCGTCGATCCTACCTGTCTTCCTGATTTACGCCGGCGCGATCTACTGGCTGTTCTCGCTCTACAAATCGAAGTGGCGCTTCGCGTCACTGCCGGACCTGTCGAACATCGTACGCGCCTCGACGGTGCTGGCGCTGACGCTGCTGGTGGTGGACTACGTGCTGGCGTCGTCGACGTTCTACGGCTTCTTCTTCTTCGGCAAGATCACCATCGCGCTCTACTGGTTGCTGCAGGTCGCGCTGCTCGGCGGCCCGCGCCTTGCCTACCGCTATATGAAGTACGAACAGGCCAAGACCCATGCGAAGGATGGCGCCCATCCGGCGCTTCTGTTGGGGCGCGGCACGGACATCGAGGCGCTGCTGCGCGCGATAGAGTCCGGGGCGTTCCGCAAGATCGCGGCGGAGGGCATCCTCTCTCCGCGCCAGGGCGATCTCGGCCAGGCTATCAGGGGTGTGCCCGTGCTCGGCAGCTTCGCGGACCTCGAACAGGTGGTCGCAGAGGCTCAGGAGCGCGGTGTCGCCATCCGCAGGCTCGTGCTTACGCAGAATGCCCTCACCGGGGAGCATGGCAGCGACACGGAAGGCAGTGACCTTCTCCTGCGCGCCCGGCGCCTTGGACTGCCGCTGTCGCGCATGCAGGACGTCGAGGAGGGTATGAGCGCCGCGGCGCTGCAGCCCGTTGAGATCGAGGATCTCTTGCTGCGCCCGACCGTTGAGATCGATCGTGCCCGGCTCGCCCGCTTTGTCCGTGGGCGGCGTATCGTCGTCACCGGCGGCGGGGGCTCCATCGGCAGTGAGCTTTGCCTGCGCTCAGCCGCCTTCGGTGCCTCCGATATACTCGTCATCGAGAACTCCGAGCCTGCCCTTCACCAGATCACGGAAGCGCTCGCCAATCTCGGCACCGAGACGAAGGTGGAAGGCGCCATTGCCGATGTGCGCGACCGCCTGCGCATGGACATGCTTTTCGCCCGTTTTAAGCCGGATGTGGTCTTCCACGCCGCAGCATTGAAGCACGTGCCCTATCTGGAACAGGACTGGGGTGAGGGTATCCGCACCAACGTCTTCGGCTCCGTGAACGTCGCCGACGCCGCCGTTGCGGCGGGTGCCAGAGCCATGGTGATGATCTCCACCGACAAGGCCATCGAACCAGTATCAATGCTCGGCGCAACCAAGCGCTTCGCCGAAATGTACGCCCAGGCCCTCGATGCGGAGATGGCCGGCGCCGACGACGGGCGCGGTCATCACGACGGTGGCACGCGCCTCATTGCCGTGCGTTTTGGCAATGTGCTGGGATCGAATGGCTCCGTCGTGCCAAAGTTCAAGGCGCAAATTGCCCGCGGCGGCCCTGTCACGGTCACGCACCGCGCCATGGTGCGCTACTTCATGACCGTGCGCGAAGCCGTGGACCTTGTCATCACGGCCGCGTCGCACGCCGACGGCGAGGGTCGCGTTGCGAGCGGCACCGTGCCCACCTCGAGGCCAGGCAACACTGCGCCGCGTGAACAGGCTTCCGTCTACGTGCTCAAAATGGGACAGCCCGTCCGCATTTATGCGCTCGCCGAGCGCATGATCCGTCTGGCCGGCTTCGAGCCAGGGGCAGATATCGATATCGTCGAGACCGGCATCCGGCCGGGCGAGCGGCTGCACGAGATCTTGTTCAGCCAGCAGGAACCCATGGCGGAAACCGGCATCGATGGCGTCATGGCCGCCAAGCCGCTTTTCGCCGACCGGCAGTATCTCTCCGCGCGCCTTGCGGCACTCGCGGAAGCGATCGCCAGCGGCGACCGCCTGGCGGCGGAAGCCATTCTCGAGGATGCTATCCCCGAGTTCGCGGCGCGCAAGAACCCGCCGCTAAAAGACGCAGCTGTAGTCGGGTCTGCAATTGTGGCACAAAGCCGGATTGCCTGA
- a CDS encoding NAD-dependent epimerase/dehydratase family protein, whose amino-acid sequence MARRVLLTGATGFVGRHLITDLMGAGIIVRAATRRPAALPAGVEQVVVGDLDRPVDWSEALAGVDAVVHAAGIAHAGPGIAEERYHRVNTEATVALAKAAGPSRRFLFISSIRAQSGPTATHVLTEADVPRPEDAYGRSKLAAEQALAELGGDWVALRPVLVYGQGVGGNMGALLWLARLPIPLPVNGLKGRRSLVAVETLAGAVRHCLALPAAPRSAFIVADPQSVTVGEIVAALREGMGRRPGLFTVPEGLSRSLCMITGRSEAWTRLTRSLEVDAAALRQSGFVPQLQTRLQLRLLAAGSCAPRTRG is encoded by the coding sequence ATGGCGCGCCGGGTTCTCCTCACCGGGGCGACGGGCTTCGTCGGCCGCCATCTCATCACCGATCTCATGGGCGCGGGGATCATCGTCCGCGCCGCTACCCGACGGCCTGCCGCCCTGCCGGCGGGGGTCGAGCAGGTCGTCGTGGGCGACCTCGACCGCCCTGTCGACTGGAGCGAAGCGCTAGCCGGAGTGGACGCGGTTGTCCATGCGGCGGGCATTGCGCACGCCGGGCCGGGCATTGCCGAGGAGCGCTATCACCGCGTGAATACGGAAGCGACGGTGGCGTTGGCGAAAGCAGCCGGGCCGTCGCGACGCTTCCTCTTCATCTCGTCTATCCGTGCCCAGAGCGGCCCCACGGCCACGCACGTCCTGACGGAAGCTGATGTGCCGCGCCCCGAGGACGCTTATGGCCGCTCCAAGCTTGCCGCGGAGCAAGCATTAGCCGAACTCGGGGGGGACTGGGTCGCGCTCAGGCCGGTGCTGGTTTATGGGCAGGGGGTGGGCGGTAACATGGGCGCCTTGCTGTGGCTGGCGCGCCTTCCCATTCCCTTGCCGGTGAACGGCCTCAAGGGACGCCGCTCCCTTGTGGCGGTCGAGACCCTCGCGGGCGCCGTGCGCCACTGCCTCGCCCTGCCGGCGGCGCCAAGGTCTGCCTTCATCGTTGCCGACCCGCAGTCGGTCACCGTTGGAGAGATCGTCGCGGCGCTGCGGGAAGGAATGGGGCGGCGGCCGGGCCTCTTCACAGTGCCGGAGGGGCTTTCCCGTTCGCTCTGCATGATCACAGGGCGCTCTGAGGCTTGGACACGCCTTACGAGATCACTGGAGGTCGACGCAGCGGCGCTCAGGCAATCCGGCTTTGTGCCACAATTGCAGACCCGACTACAGCTGCGTCTTTTAGCGGCGGGTTCTTGCGCGCCGCGAACTCGGGGATAG
- a CDS encoding glycosyl transferase: MTISLLVSLASVGLVAAVLSAALVFLLFPLMRRYALARPNARSSHRVPTPQGGGIAVLAALLLAAGAGVWVLAPGSIAVFTPAAIGAVVLALIGAFDDIRPLPVLPRLLLQFGAVALAVAAVGEIRLFPALLPAPVEFALVVLAGVWFVNLVNFMDGLDWITVAEVVPVSAALALLSLFGTLPLDAGLVAMGLCGAMLGFAPFNRPVAKLFLGDVGSLPIGLILGFLLYRLAGEGHLTAALLLPLYYLADATLTLLMRLRRGEKVWQAHRSHFYQRATDNGFTVMDVVGTVFVLNLVLAALATAAVLAEGIFIPTGLLIAGLVAVAIVLARFGRPRATVAERRG, from the coding sequence ATGACGATATCACTTCTGGTAAGCCTCGCCAGTGTCGGGCTCGTAGCGGCGGTGCTCTCCGCAGCGCTCGTTTTTCTTCTCTTTCCCCTCATGCGGCGCTATGCGCTGGCCCGTCCGAATGCCCGTTCCAGCCATCGCGTGCCGACGCCACAGGGAGGGGGCATTGCCGTATTGGCCGCGCTGCTCCTGGCGGCAGGCGCCGGCGTCTGGGTTCTCGCACCAGGCTCGATTGCCGTGTTCACACCGGCCGCGATTGGCGCCGTGGTCTTGGCCCTAATTGGCGCTTTCGACGACATCCGGCCGTTGCCGGTTCTTCCGCGCCTGCTGCTCCAATTCGGCGCCGTCGCCCTTGCCGTGGCCGCGGTGGGCGAGATCCGGTTGTTTCCTGCTCTTCTTCCCGCTCCCGTGGAATTCGCGCTGGTCGTCCTGGCTGGTGTCTGGTTCGTCAATCTCGTCAATTTCATGGATGGGCTGGACTGGATCACGGTGGCCGAAGTCGTGCCGGTTTCGGCCGCGCTAGCGCTGTTATCGCTTTTCGGCACCCTTCCCCTTGATGCTGGGCTCGTTGCGATGGGGCTGTGTGGCGCGATGCTCGGCTTCGCGCCCTTCAACCGTCCCGTCGCCAAGCTGTTTCTGGGCGACGTCGGCTCGCTTCCCATCGGCCTTATCCTTGGGTTCCTCCTTTATCGCCTCGCGGGGGAAGGGCATCTCACGGCGGCGCTTCTCCTACCGCTCTATTATCTCGCGGACGCGACGCTCACGCTTCTCATGCGCCTCAGGCGCGGCGAGAAGGTCTGGCAGGCGCATCGCAGCCATTTCTACCAACGTGCCACGGACAATGGCTTCACGGTGATGGATGTCGTCGGAACGGTCTTCGTGCTCAATCTGGTGCTGGCCGCGCTGGCGACAGCCGCGGTTCTCGCCGAGGGGATTTTTATCCCCACCGGGCTCCTGATAGCTGGTCTTGTCGCGGTGGCCATCGTGCTGGCCCGTTTCGGCCGGCCGCGCGCGACAGTCGCGGAACGGAGAGGCTGA